Proteins found in one Dehalococcoidia bacterium genomic segment:
- a CDS encoding PKD domain-containing protein codes for MRKLRKLAVVFLVVALLSIGVVPLVTEAQIPPALYRCTVYNCDVPVGAGVLVEAYVGAGVTPRATGLTDGSSVCILEVSVTQPEVDSSEAISFKVTANHWAASETPEVDVTLEAPEVRLDICITQPVAEAGGPYSGYEGDVINLYGSASLGVPPYSYAWDLDYDGLFDDSTDQNPTYSWGTAGDYTVELKVTDNAAQEDTDTADVHIDPECELDFPHGLTQDTAAIFPRYYDCLTVSLPTLTEPTQLIVVWYYDEVAQSWEWFRPGWPESILTSLENGEIYLIIVQNACTWTIPQI; via the coding sequence GTGAGAAAGCTACGAAAACTGGCGGTAGTTTTTTTAGTAGTGGCGCTGCTCTCTATAGGGGTAGTGCCGCTGGTTACAGAGGCGCAGATTCCTCCTGCGCTCTACCGCTGCACCGTTTATAACTGTGATGTGCCTGTAGGTGCGGGTGTGTTGGTGGAAGCCTATGTTGGAGCAGGGGTAACTCCACGGGCTACGGGATTGACGGACGGTAGCAGTGTATGTATCCTGGAGGTTTCAGTGACCCAGCCCGAGGTTGACTCATCTGAGGCCATAAGCTTCAAGGTTACCGCAAACCATTGGGCTGCTAGTGAGACGCCGGAGGTGGATGTGACGCTGGAAGCCCCGGAGGTCCGCCTGGATATCTGCATAACTCAACCGGTAGCTGAGGCCGGCGGTCCCTACTCCGGTTATGAGGGCGACGTTATAAACCTGTATGGTTCTGCAAGCCTTGGGGTTCCACCCTATAGCTATGCCTGGGACCTGGACTACGACGGACTGTTTGATGACTCCACCGATCAGAACCCGACATATAGCTGGGGCACGGCAGGAGACTACACCGTCGAGCTTAAGGTGACCGATAATGCAGCGCAGGAAGATACCGACACGGCGGATGTGCACATCGACCCGGAATGTGAACTCGACTTTCCTCACGGCCTCACCCAGGACACAGCGGCGATCTTCCCCAGGTACTATGACTGCTTGACGGTTTCTCTTCCCACTTTAACGGAGCCCACTCAGCTTATAGTAGTATGGTACTATGATGAGGTCGCACAGAGCTGGGAGTGGTTTAGGCCGGGGTGGCCGGAGAGCATCCTGACCAGCCTTGAGAACGGCGAGATCTACCTCATCATCGTGCAGAATGCATGCACATGGACGATACCGCAGATATAA